A window of Nitrospira sp. contains these coding sequences:
- a CDS encoding urease subunit alpha — protein MRIPRRQYTDLYGPTAGDRIRLADTDLLIEITRDLTVPGEEAKFGGGKVIRDGMGQSPAATRAKGGLDLVITNAIIIDWWGVVKADIGIRDGRIVGIGKAGNPDLMDGVTKGMEIGPCTEVLSAEGKIVTAGGIDTHIHFICPQIITEALANGLTTLIGGGTGPATGTNATTCTPGPWNIHRMLEAADGFPINLGFLGKGNSSLPEGLNEQVEAGAIGLKLHEDWGTTPAAIDTCLSVAERYDIQVAIHTDTINEAGFVEDTIKAFNGRTIHSFHTEGAGGGHAPDIIKVCGEPNVLPSSTNPTMPFTVNTMDEHLDMLMVCHHLNPRVPEDIAFAESRIRRETIAAEDILHDMGAISIMSSDSQAMGRVGEVIIRTWQTAHKMKVQRGHLTERGVESSDGQHDNWRARRYIAKYTINPAIAHGIAHEVGSVEVGKLADLVLWKPAFFGVKPEIVLKGGFPMSAAMGDPNASIPTPQPVLTRPMFGSFGRAPFSTSLTFLSQQAMEREVAKQLGLQKRVAAVKGCRSIGKRDLKLNNALPQIEVDSETYEVRADGILLKCDPVGVLPMAQRYFLF, from the coding sequence ATGAGAATTCCACGTCGCCAATATACCGACCTGTATGGACCGACTGCAGGTGATCGCATCCGGTTGGCGGATACCGACCTGCTGATCGAGATCACGCGCGATCTGACCGTTCCCGGCGAAGAGGCTAAGTTCGGCGGCGGCAAGGTCATTCGCGATGGCATGGGCCAATCGCCCGCCGCCACGCGCGCGAAAGGCGGTCTGGATCTCGTCATCACGAATGCGATCATCATCGACTGGTGGGGCGTGGTGAAAGCGGACATCGGAATTAGGGATGGCCGCATCGTCGGCATCGGCAAGGCCGGAAATCCCGACCTTATGGACGGCGTCACCAAAGGGATGGAGATCGGGCCTTGCACGGAAGTGTTATCGGCTGAGGGAAAGATCGTGACGGCGGGCGGGATCGACACGCATATCCATTTTATCTGCCCGCAAATCATTACCGAAGCGTTGGCGAACGGACTGACGACGTTGATCGGCGGCGGGACGGGACCGGCCACCGGCACGAATGCGACGACCTGCACCCCTGGCCCGTGGAATATCCATCGCATGTTGGAAGCGGCGGACGGGTTCCCGATCAATTTAGGATTTCTCGGCAAGGGCAATTCGTCGTTGCCGGAAGGGCTGAACGAGCAGGTCGAAGCCGGGGCAATCGGGCTCAAACTGCACGAAGACTGGGGGACGACGCCGGCCGCCATCGATACATGCTTGAGCGTGGCGGAACGCTACGACATTCAAGTGGCGATTCACACGGACACGATCAACGAAGCGGGGTTTGTCGAAGATACGATCAAGGCCTTCAATGGACGAACGATCCATTCCTTCCACACCGAAGGCGCGGGCGGCGGACATGCCCCGGACATCATTAAAGTGTGTGGTGAGCCGAACGTGTTGCCGTCTTCGACCAATCCCACCATGCCGTTTACGGTGAATACGATGGATGAGCATCTCGACATGCTCATGGTCTGTCACCACCTGAACCCGCGCGTGCCGGAAGACATCGCCTTCGCCGAGTCGCGTATTCGCCGTGAGACCATTGCGGCTGAAGATATCTTGCACGATATGGGCGCGATCAGCATCATGTCGTCCGATTCGCAGGCCATGGGGCGAGTGGGCGAAGTCATCATTCGCACCTGGCAGACCGCCCATAAGATGAAAGTGCAGCGTGGGCATCTTACCGAGCGTGGGGTGGAATCGTCTGACGGGCAGCATGACAATTGGCGCGCGCGACGGTATATCGCGAAGTATACGATCAACCCGGCGATTGCCCATGGGATCGCCCATGAAGTGGGATCGGTCGAGGTCGGCAAACTGGCTGATCTGGTGTTGTGGAAACCCGCCTTCTTCGGCGTGAAGCCGGAGATTGTGTTGAAAGGCGGTTTTCCCATGTCGGCCGCCATGGGCGATCCGAATGCATCGATCCCGACACCGCAACCGGTGCTGACGCGGCCGATGTTCGGCAGTTTCGGACGGGCGCCTTTCAGTACAAGTCTCACGTTTCTCTCGCAGCAGGCGATGGAGCGTGAGGTGGCGAAACAGTTGGGGCTGCAAAAGCGCGTGGCCGCCGTGAAAGGTTGCCGGAGCATCGGGAAGCGCGATCTCAAATTGAATAACGCGCTGCCGCAGATCGAGGTGGATTCGGAAACGTACGAGGTGCGCGCGGACGGCATCTTGTTGAAATGCGACCCGGTTGGGGTGTTGCCGATGGCGCAGCGCTACTTCCTCTTCTAG
- a CDS encoding urease subunit beta, giving the protein MRSTRRLTKVPTPAPVIPGEIIAGEGDILALHGRQTRDLTVSNTGDRPIQVGSHCHFFEANRALRFDREKSYGFRLLVPAGTAVRFEPGESKRVTLVALGGNRVAYGINGLVNGKLDDSKVREQALASAREAGFVSKRPG; this is encoded by the coding sequence ATGAGATCCACACGTCGTCTCACAAAAGTGCCGACGCCGGCGCCTGTCATCCCCGGCGAAATTATTGCCGGCGAAGGCGACATCCTGGCATTGCATGGTCGCCAGACCCGTGACCTCACGGTGTCGAATACCGGCGATCGGCCGATTCAAGTGGGTTCGCATTGCCACTTCTTCGAAGCCAATCGAGCGCTGAGATTCGATCGAGAGAAGAGTTATGGATTTCGTCTTCTCGTACCGGCGGGAACGGCGGTGCGATTTGAACCGGGAGAATCCAAACGTGTGACGTTAGTGGCGCTCGGAGGGAATCGAGTTGCCTATGGCATCAATGGATTGGTGAACGGAAAGCTGGACGATTCAAAAGTCCGGGAGCAAGCTCTGGCCAGCGCTAGAGAGGCAGGGTTCGTGAGCAAGCGGCCTGGCTAG
- a CDS encoding urease subunit gamma: MHLTPREQEKLLIYVAANLAKERRKRGLKLNHPEAVAFITAEILEGIRDGKSVSELMSYGATLLTRKDVMPGVPEMIPELQVEGTFPDGTKLVTVHEPIR; encoded by the coding sequence ATGCACCTGACACCGCGCGAGCAGGAAAAACTGTTGATCTATGTGGCGGCGAATCTGGCGAAGGAGCGCAGGAAACGTGGCCTGAAGCTCAATCACCCGGAAGCCGTCGCCTTCATCACGGCGGAAATTCTCGAAGGCATTCGAGATGGGAAGTCTGTGTCTGAACTGATGAGTTATGGCGCGACCTTGCTGACCCGGAAAGACGTCATGCCGGGTGTGCCTGAAATGATCCCTGAGTTGCAAGTTGAGGGGACGTTTCCCGATGGAACGAAACTGGTGACCGTTCATGAGCCGATCAGGTAG
- the urtE gene encoding urea ABC transporter ATP-binding subunit UrtE → MLRLENVNVYYGESHILRNVSFHIEAGQVACVMGRNGVGKSTTLKAIMGLLPVRSGQVYFDGADITKDATDRRAKRGLAYVPQGREIIPHLTVRENLKLGYWARGNGSNGMTEQAAFEEVYTLFPKLTQILERPGGVLSGGEQQQLAIGRAILSNPKVLLLDEPTEGIQPSIVDQIEDVIIGFKTARRFAIVLVEQGLHFAARLADSYVVMAKGSVMAAGKKEELSADMVKQHLTV, encoded by the coding sequence ATGCTACGACTTGAAAACGTCAACGTGTACTACGGCGAAAGCCATATCCTCCGCAACGTGTCGTTTCACATCGAGGCAGGACAAGTGGCTTGTGTGATGGGTCGCAACGGTGTCGGCAAGTCGACCACGCTCAAGGCCATCATGGGCCTCTTACCCGTGCGTAGCGGCCAGGTGTATTTCGACGGCGCGGATATTACGAAGGATGCGACGGACCGCCGCGCCAAACGGGGGCTCGCCTATGTGCCTCAGGGCCGGGAGATCATTCCTCACTTGACGGTGCGCGAAAACCTCAAGCTGGGATATTGGGCGCGGGGCAATGGGTCCAATGGCATGACGGAACAAGCCGCGTTCGAAGAAGTCTATACGCTCTTTCCCAAGCTCACGCAGATCCTGGAGAGGCCGGGTGGGGTGCTGAGCGGTGGCGAGCAACAGCAACTCGCCATCGGCCGGGCGATTTTGTCGAATCCGAAAGTCCTGTTGCTGGATGAACCGACAGAAGGCATTCAGCCGTCGATCGTCGATCAGATCGAAGACGTGATCATCGGCTTCAAAACGGCTCGCCGGTTTGCCATCGTGCTGGTTGAGCAGGGGCTGCACTTCGCGGCGAGATTGGCGGATAGTTATGTGGTCATGGCCAAAGGCTCCGTCATGGCAGCGGGGAAAAAGGAGGAACTCAGCGCGGACATGGTGAAGCAACATCTGACGGTCTAG
- the urtD gene encoding urea ABC transporter ATP-binding protein UrtD produces the protein MTEHGSIIYLEGVTVDYDGFKALNNLNFIVNHRELRVVIGPNGAGKTTLLDVISGKTKPAAGRVIFGKDRDLMGMREYEITQLGIGRKFQAPSIYGNLSVWENLDLSLSRPSKGVFATLRGTSTQAEREEIDRTLETIGLKDHVRKRAGSLSHGQKQWLEIGMVILQDPELLLVDEPVAGMTDEETEQTGRLLQSLSEKHAIIVIEHDMEFVRQIARIVTVLHEGTVICEGTVEKVQADDRVREIYLGRQKVAHG, from the coding sequence ATGACGGAACATGGCTCCATCATTTATCTGGAAGGTGTCACCGTTGATTATGACGGGTTCAAGGCGCTCAACAACCTGAACTTCATCGTCAACCATCGCGAGTTGCGTGTCGTGATCGGCCCGAACGGCGCCGGGAAGACGACCCTCCTCGATGTGATTTCCGGCAAAACGAAACCGGCGGCAGGGCGCGTGATCTTCGGCAAGGACCGGGATCTCATGGGGATGCGGGAATATGAAATTACGCAACTCGGGATCGGTCGAAAGTTTCAGGCGCCGTCGATCTACGGGAACCTGAGCGTCTGGGAGAATTTGGACCTGTCATTGAGCCGCCCCAGCAAAGGCGTCTTCGCCACGCTGAGGGGCACATCGACGCAAGCCGAGCGGGAAGAAATCGATCGGACGTTGGAGACCATTGGATTGAAGGATCACGTGCGCAAACGAGCCGGCTCCTTATCGCATGGGCAGAAACAATGGCTCGAAATCGGGATGGTCATTTTGCAGGATCCGGAGCTGTTGCTGGTCGATGAACCGGTGGCGGGCATGACTGACGAGGAAACAGAACAGACCGGGCGCTTGCTTCAGTCGCTATCTGAGAAACATGCCATCATCGTGATCGAGCATGATATGGAGTTTGTGCGGCAGATCGCTCGGATCGTGACCGTGTTGCATGAAGGCACGGTGATCTGCGAGGGGACGGTGGAGAAGGTGCAGGCCGACGACCGAGTACGAGAGATCTATCTTGGGCGCCAGAAAGTGGCGCATGGGTAA
- the urtC gene encoding urea ABC transporter permease subunit UrtC produces MGDSVPPSSSAERHEGTMFWVVGVVLLFVLPILNVLPAEDSWLHVSDFALNRFGKFLAFAILALGLDLIWGYAGILSLGQGVFFGIGAYCMGMHLMLTIGSQSVYGSALPDFMVWNQVTELPFFWKPFYSFTAAVLAGLLAPACFALIFGFLAFRSRIRGVYFAIITQALALMAWLVFNRNETNLGGTNGLTDFKTLLGFRLSAPGTQLALYVITVLCLGGAYAMCRWIIASRAGRVLIAIRDSEQRVLFSGYSPATYKLFVFVVSAMLAGLAGILYVPQVGIITPAQMGVLPSLEMVVWVAVGGRATLVGAIVGAVGVNLGRSILTNSFPELWPFFLGGLFVAVVLLFPDGMMGIARQVRGKLAEKAVRLPKTQAVEGEQA; encoded by the coding sequence ATGGGAGATTCAGTGCCACCATCATCGAGCGCGGAACGACACGAAGGAACCATGTTCTGGGTGGTCGGGGTCGTGCTGCTATTTGTTTTGCCGATACTCAATGTGTTGCCGGCGGAAGATTCCTGGCTCCATGTGTCGGATTTCGCGCTCAACCGGTTCGGCAAATTCCTGGCCTTCGCCATCCTGGCGCTGGGGCTGGATTTGATCTGGGGATATGCAGGGATCCTGAGCCTCGGACAGGGGGTGTTTTTCGGGATCGGCGCCTATTGCATGGGCATGCACCTCATGCTCACCATCGGAAGCCAAAGCGTCTACGGCAGTGCGTTACCGGATTTCATGGTCTGGAATCAGGTGACGGAATTGCCGTTTTTCTGGAAACCCTTTTATAGCTTCACCGCCGCTGTGTTGGCCGGTCTTCTGGCGCCGGCCTGCTTCGCGCTCATCTTCGGGTTTCTCGCCTTTCGCAGCCGGATTCGGGGCGTCTATTTTGCCATCATCACGCAGGCCTTGGCCTTGATGGCCTGGTTAGTCTTCAATCGCAATGAAACGAATCTCGGCGGCACCAATGGCCTCACCGACTTCAAAACGCTGCTCGGGTTTCGCTTATCCGCCCCGGGCACGCAGCTCGCACTCTATGTCATTACGGTGCTCTGTCTCGGCGGGGCGTATGCCATGTGCCGCTGGATTATTGCCTCGCGCGCCGGCCGGGTCTTGATTGCGATTCGCGACAGCGAGCAGCGTGTGTTGTTCTCGGGCTATTCGCCGGCCACGTACAAGCTATTCGTCTTCGTAGTGTCGGCGATGTTGGCAGGGCTGGCCGGCATTCTCTATGTGCCGCAGGTCGGCATCATCACCCCGGCGCAGATGGGGGTTTTGCCATCGCTGGAAATGGTGGTGTGGGTCGCGGTGGGAGGGCGCGCCACGCTTGTGGGCGCCATCGTCGGCGCGGTGGGAGTCAACCTGGGGCGCAGCATCCTGACGAACTCCTTCCCCGAGCTGTGGCCCTTCTTTCTCGGCGGACTGTTCGTGGCGGTGGTCCTGCTCTTTCCGGACGGGATGATGGGAATTGCGAGGCAAGTCCGGGGCAAACTCGCGGAGAAGGCCGTCCGATTGCCGAAGACTCAGGCGGTGGAAGGGGAACAGGCATGA
- the urtB gene encoding urea ABC transporter permease subunit UrtB translates to MDESRHRMKLFIGIGMIAASLGWFAIGSVAAEAQANVSPSPQVEQALADVSSEVEGTREQAVRLLIEQGDASLLPRMEALRADADRSLRMAIKPVIDIWRNRANLASPDADTRRTAATDLGTNGRPAAIPWLQAAAANESHRWVRYAMEESALLLKLASNNPAGQQQAAAKLGDMRSQNAVPALQALVQAGIDESATAEQKALAQTATAAIERIESWNVWSSAIETLFRGISLSSILLIMSLGLAIVFGLMGVINMAHGELMMIGAYATFVVQECFKLYVPESWFDSYYLAALPAAFLASALFGLILEATVIRFLYGRPLETMLATWGVSLILIQGARMYFGDLTAITAPSWLNGGTQVLVGVFLPFNRLFIIALSILSVIGIYVLLFRSSIGLRVRAVTQNRSMSACLGIPTRKVDAYTFAFGSGLAGIAGWALTLVGNVEPGLGQNYIVDSFMVVVTGGVGKLAGTIIASLGIGGLNKLMEPSLGAVYGKVLILVLVILFLQRRPSGLFAVKGRHAEG, encoded by the coding sequence ATGGATGAAAGTCGTCATCGCATGAAGTTGTTTATCGGTATCGGGATGATTGCCGCCAGTCTAGGGTGGTTCGCGATCGGGAGTGTGGCGGCGGAGGCGCAGGCGAATGTGTCTCCGTCGCCTCAAGTCGAGCAGGCGTTGGCCGATGTGTCGAGTGAGGTGGAAGGGACGCGGGAGCAGGCGGTTCGTCTGTTGATCGAACAGGGAGATGCCTCGCTGTTGCCGCGAATGGAGGCACTGCGGGCCGATGCGGACCGCAGCCTGCGCATGGCGATTAAGCCGGTGATCGATATCTGGCGCAATCGCGCGAATCTAGCCAGCCCGGATGCCGATACACGCCGCACGGCCGCCACGGATCTCGGCACGAACGGCCGTCCTGCGGCCATTCCCTGGCTGCAGGCTGCCGCAGCCAACGAATCGCATCGCTGGGTGCGGTATGCGATGGAAGAGTCTGCGCTGCTATTGAAACTGGCTTCCAACAATCCAGCCGGTCAGCAGCAGGCCGCCGCGAAGCTGGGCGACATGCGCAGCCAGAACGCCGTGCCGGCGCTACAAGCGTTGGTACAAGCGGGAATCGACGAGTCGGCGACCGCAGAGCAGAAAGCGCTCGCGCAGACGGCCACAGCCGCGATCGAACGGATCGAATCCTGGAACGTCTGGTCCAGCGCGATCGAGACGCTGTTCCGCGGCATCAGTCTGAGTTCCATTCTCCTCATCATGTCCCTGGGGCTCGCGATTGTGTTCGGGTTGATGGGCGTCATCAACATGGCACATGGCGAGCTCATGATGATCGGCGCCTACGCGACATTCGTCGTGCAGGAATGTTTCAAACTCTATGTGCCTGAGAGCTGGTTCGATTCCTATTATTTGGCTGCGCTTCCCGCTGCCTTTCTGGCCTCGGCCCTGTTCGGGTTGATCCTGGAAGCCACCGTCATTCGTTTCCTCTACGGCCGCCCGCTGGAAACGATGTTGGCCACCTGGGGCGTCAGCTTGATATTGATCCAAGGGGCGCGCATGTACTTTGGGGATCTGACAGCCATTACCGCGCCGTCGTGGCTGAACGGCGGCACTCAAGTGTTGGTGGGCGTGTTCCTGCCCTTCAACCGGCTGTTCATCATTGCCCTCTCCATTCTCAGTGTCATCGGCATTTATGTCCTGCTGTTTCGTTCCAGCATCGGACTTCGGGTGCGGGCCGTCACACAGAATCGCAGCATGAGCGCCTGCTTGGGAATTCCGACGAGAAAAGTGGACGCCTATACCTTCGCCTTTGGCTCCGGCCTGGCCGGCATCGCCGGGTGGGCCTTGACGCTGGTGGGCAATGTCGAACCGGGTCTTGGGCAGAACTACATCGTGGACTCCTTCATGGTGGTCGTGACGGGCGGGGTCGGCAAACTTGCGGGAACCATTATCGCCTCGCTCGGGATCGGCGGGCTGAATAAGCTAATGGAGCCGAGCCTCGGCGCGGTGTATGGCAAGGTGTTGATCCTGGTGTTGGTGATTTTGTTCCTGCAGCGGCGGCCATCAGGGTTATTTGCGGTCAAGGGCCGTCACGCCGAAGGCTAA
- the urtA gene encoding urea ABC transporter substrate-binding protein, producing the protein MAPNEPLPSRRDFLVQSSRTAAGIGIAAVLGNLGTWALSLGADNEPIKVGVLHSLSGTMAISEVSLKDVVSMAVQEINAKGGVLGRQLKLVVVDPASNWDLFAEKAKQLLVQEKVAVVFGCWTSVSRKSVLPIFEEHNGLLFYPVQYEGEECSKNVFYTGAAVNQQAVPAVEYLMSKEGGSFKKFYLLGTDYVYPKTTNKILRAMLLAKKVPAANIMEEYTPFHHQDYQTIVGKIKKFAAGGGACVISTINGDSNVPFYKEFANQGLRAEDAPIMAFSVAEDELRGMDKTALVGHLAAWNYYQSVDTPQNKQFVANFKAYCKKNNLPDGEKRVTDDPIEAAYFGVHVWKQAVEKAGTTEVNAVRKAVYGQKFLAPGGEIMMDEANHHTNKPVLIGEILKDGQFKVVWRSKGLVKPEPWSEYTNPDKGCDWVNHQGTYKKA; encoded by the coding sequence ATGGCCCCCAACGAACCACTTCCCTCGCGGCGCGACTTCCTGGTGCAAAGCTCGCGTACGGCTGCCGGTATTGGCATAGCGGCAGTCCTCGGCAACCTCGGCACGTGGGCCTTGTCTTTGGGAGCGGACAATGAGCCCATCAAGGTCGGCGTGTTGCATTCGCTGAGTGGCACGATGGCCATCAGTGAAGTGTCGTTGAAGGATGTGGTCTCGATGGCCGTCCAGGAAATCAACGCGAAGGGCGGAGTATTGGGGCGTCAGTTAAAACTGGTGGTCGTCGATCCCGCCTCGAACTGGGACCTGTTTGCGGAAAAGGCCAAGCAACTGTTGGTGCAGGAAAAAGTGGCGGTAGTGTTCGGCTGCTGGACCTCAGTCAGCCGGAAATCGGTCTTGCCGATCTTTGAGGAGCATAACGGCTTGCTCTTCTATCCCGTCCAGTACGAGGGCGAAGAATGTTCGAAGAACGTTTTCTACACCGGGGCAGCCGTCAACCAGCAGGCGGTGCCGGCGGTTGAATACCTGATGAGCAAAGAAGGCGGCAGCTTCAAAAAGTTCTATCTCCTCGGAACCGACTACGTCTATCCCAAGACGACGAACAAGATTTTGCGCGCCATGTTGCTGGCGAAAAAAGTACCGGCTGCCAACATCATGGAAGAATACACGCCGTTTCATCATCAGGACTATCAGACCATTGTCGGCAAGATTAAGAAGTTCGCCGCGGGTGGAGGTGCCTGTGTCATCAGCACGATCAACGGCGACAGTAACGTGCCGTTCTACAAAGAATTTGCCAATCAAGGTCTGCGTGCGGAAGACGCGCCGATCATGGCGTTTAGCGTGGCGGAAGACGAATTGCGTGGAATGGACAAGACTGCGCTGGTCGGCCACCTGGCGGCGTGGAATTACTACCAGAGCGTCGACACGCCGCAGAACAAACAGTTCGTGGCGAATTTCAAAGCGTACTGCAAAAAGAACAATCTTCCGGACGGCGAAAAACGCGTCACGGACGATCCGATCGAAGCGGCCTATTTCGGTGTCCACGTCTGGAAACAAGCCGTCGAAAAAGCGGGGACCACGGAAGTGAACGCCGTGCGCAAGGCGGTCTATGGACAGAAGTTCCTCGCGCCGGGTGGAGAGATCATGATGGATGAGGCCAACCACCACACGAACAAGCCGGTGTTGATCGGCGAGATCCTGAAAGACGGCCAGTTCAAAGTCGTCTGGCGGTCCAAGGGATTGGTCAAGCCTGAGCCCTGGAGTGAATACACGAATCCCGATAAAGGGTGTGACTGGGTGAACCACCAGGGCACGTATAAGAAGGCCTGA
- a CDS encoding GAF and ANTAR domain-containing protein → MPPKRTVPQLEQALREKTREVDVLHRISESISSTLDLEAVLRHIVDVVVEATKADACLLYLLSDKRDELILRASKNPHPKLIGRITIGMGEGITGWVARERTRVVIPNSASDDSRFKFFHNLPEDRYQAFVSVPITTKQEVVGVINVQHKRSRRYRPDELALLSTIATQVGGAIENARLYDQMTRKALQLDTLSQVSETLSSNRLIEDVLQLIVTMTAQMMGSKICSIILLEQTTGELRIAATQSLSEEYRRKPNVKVGQSISGRAVQDRRPIIVPDVTKEGSYMYPDMAAKEGLCSLLCVPMLVREKAIGVINTYTSKPHTFTAEEVKLMQAIANQAAISIEHTTLLEKSFEMQEALQVRKLLDRAKGYLMRSKRLSEEDAFKLIQRQSMDLRKSMREIAEAILLAGEIEDRADKNRG, encoded by the coding sequence ATGCCACCAAAACGAACCGTCCCTCAACTGGAACAGGCGCTACGGGAAAAGACGCGGGAAGTTGATGTGCTGCATCGCATTAGCGAATCGATCAGCAGCACCCTCGATTTAGAAGCCGTGCTCCGCCATATTGTCGACGTCGTCGTGGAAGCGACGAAGGCCGATGCCTGCCTGCTGTACCTGCTGTCCGACAAACGAGACGAGCTGATTTTACGGGCCTCGAAAAATCCCCATCCCAAACTCATCGGCCGAATCACGATCGGAATGGGCGAAGGTATCACCGGCTGGGTTGCCCGGGAGCGGACTCGTGTGGTGATTCCAAACAGCGCCAGCGATGATTCTCGGTTCAAATTTTTTCATAACCTGCCGGAAGACCGCTATCAGGCGTTTGTCTCCGTGCCCATCACGACCAAGCAGGAGGTCGTCGGCGTCATCAACGTGCAGCACAAACGGTCGCGGCGGTACCGCCCTGATGAGCTGGCCCTGCTGTCGACCATTGCGACGCAAGTCGGCGGAGCCATTGAGAATGCCCGCCTCTATGATCAGATGACGCGGAAGGCGCTCCAGCTCGATACCTTGTCGCAAGTGTCCGAGACTCTCTCCTCCAATCGATTGATTGAAGACGTGCTGCAACTCATTGTGACCATGACGGCTCAGATGATGGGATCGAAGATCTGCTCCATCATCCTGCTGGAGCAGACGACGGGTGAGCTGCGCATTGCCGCTACGCAAAGTCTGAGCGAAGAATACCGGCGGAAGCCAAATGTGAAGGTGGGCCAGAGCATCAGCGGGCGAGCCGTGCAAGACCGCCGGCCGATCATCGTGCCGGATGTCACCAAAGAAGGGTCCTACATGTATCCGGACATGGCTGCAAAAGAAGGGCTGTGTTCGCTCCTCTGCGTGCCCATGCTGGTGCGTGAAAAAGCCATCGGTGTCATCAATACCTATACCTCCAAGCCCCATACCTTCACGGCTGAAGAGGTGAAGTTGATGCAGGCCATCGCCAATCAGGCAGCCATATCCATCGAGCACACGACGCTGCTGGAAAAGTCGTTCGAAATGCAGGAGGCCTTGCAGGTTCGCAAGTTACTCGACCGGGCCAAGGGCTACCTCATGCGGTCGAAACGTCTGTCGGAAGAAGATGCGTTCAAGTTGATTCAACGACAGAGCATGGATCTGCGCAAGTCTATGCGCGAGATTGCCGAAGCGATTTTGTTGGCGGGTGAGATCGAAGACCGAGCCGATAAAAACCGCGGATGA
- a CDS encoding 3-dehydroquinate synthase, producing MANSKTNSFQETIHVALGARSYDIRIRRGLLKDLGAELTRLRRTGKVGVITDRNLARHYLKSVMRLLKTAGFTVVPMILPPGERTKTLRSIAKVMDTLVDARFERSSTLLALGGGVIGDLTGFAAAIYQRGIPFVQVPTSLVAQVDSSVGGKTGVDHPKGKNLIGAFNQPQAVLIDPAILRTLPTREWIAGLAEVIKYGVIADLPFFEYVEQHIDRILKLDDEAVAHIVKRSCEIKAQVVSEDECEADRRRILNFGHTIGHALESLGGYKGLIHGEAVAVGMVYEADLARHLGYCTQEVVDRVRRVVEAAGLPARLPDVSFPDLWNAMQQDKKVSAGTIYCVVPDSLGTVRVVALAKAETRAWFTTIRRRESRRSAAIATGRRR from the coding sequence ATGGCCAACAGTAAGACCAATTCGTTCCAGGAGACTATCCACGTCGCGCTGGGTGCGCGGAGTTACGACATTCGGATCCGGCGCGGGCTACTGAAGGATCTCGGCGCCGAACTCACTCGGCTCCGTCGCACAGGCAAAGTCGGGGTGATCACCGATCGGAATCTCGCGCGTCATTACTTGAAGTCGGTGATGCGCCTGTTGAAGACGGCTGGGTTCACGGTCGTGCCCATGATTCTGCCTCCCGGCGAACGAACGAAAACGCTTCGTTCCATTGCGAAGGTGATGGATACCCTGGTGGACGCCCGCTTTGAACGCAGTTCGACGCTGCTGGCCTTGGGAGGCGGCGTGATCGGTGATCTCACAGGATTTGCGGCGGCGATCTATCAGCGAGGAATTCCGTTTGTGCAGGTGCCGACGAGTCTTGTGGCGCAGGTTGACTCCAGCGTCGGTGGAAAAACCGGCGTGGACCATCCGAAAGGCAAGAATCTGATTGGTGCCTTCAACCAGCCGCAGGCCGTGCTGATTGATCCGGCCATACTGCGGACCTTGCCCACGCGTGAATGGATTGCTGGTCTCGCGGAAGTCATTAAGTATGGGGTGATCGCGGATCTGCCATTTTTTGAATATGTGGAGCAACACATTGATCGGATCTTGAAGCTGGACGACGAGGCGGTGGCGCACATCGTCAAGCGCTCGTGCGAAATCAAGGCACAGGTTGTGTCGGAAGACGAGTGCGAAGCCGATCGGCGGCGTATTTTGAATTTCGGGCATACGATCGGGCATGCATTGGAATCGCTCGGAGGGTACAAGGGATTGATTCACGGCGAGGCCGTCGCGGTTGGTATGGTGTATGAGGCCGATCTGGCGCGGCATCTCGGCTACTGTACCCAGGAGGTGGTGGATCGGGTACGTCGCGTGGTGGAGGCTGCTGGCCTCCCTGCCCGATTGCCGGATGTGTCGTTCCCTGATTTGTGGAACGCGATGCAACAGGATAAGAAGGTGTCCGCAGGAACAATTTATTGTGTCGTGCCCGACTCACTCGGCACGGTGCGGGTGGTTGCCCTTGCGAAGGCGGAGACCCGTGCCTGGTTCACGACCATTCGTCGCCGTGAATCACGTCGGAGCGCCGCCATTGCCACAGGGCGCAGGCGGTAG